From the Flavobacteriales bacterium genome, one window contains:
- a CDS encoding FAD-dependent oxidoreductase, which produces METKVKALQGSKYTPIWVDNKIRPKTLPALKKDIECDLLIVGGGFTGLWAALQAKEKEPTLDVVLVDSTFIGNGASGRNGGMFEALLAHSSNNSDYHFPGEKEEISELGMINSKEYIESLKKYNIDARYEQVGNLRVAVSEGQKESLREEYEHLKSRGAEVTWFDQDEVRAKVNSETYLAGMWEDNGIDGIIDP; this is translated from the coding sequence ATGGAAACAAAGGTAAAAGCACTTCAGGGATCAAAGTATACTCCAATTTGGGTGGATAATAAAATTCGACCTAAAACACTTCCAGCCTTAAAAAAGGATATTGAATGCGACTTACTTATTGTAGGAGGAGGATTTACAGGACTATGGGCTGCGCTTCAAGCAAAAGAAAAAGAGCCAACTCTTGATGTTGTACTTGTTGACTCAACATTTATTGGGAATGGTGCCTCGGGAAGAAATGGAGGAATGTTTGAAGCCCTTTTAGCACATAGTTCTAATAATTCGGATTATCATTTCCCTGGAGAGAAGGAGGAAATTTCTGAATTGGGAATGATAAACTCTAAGGAATATATTGAGAGTTTAAAGAAATACAACATTGATGCCCGATACGAACAAGTTGGAAATTTGAGAGTGGCAGTTAGTGAAGGGCAGAAAGAAAGTTTACGGGAAGAGTACGAACACCTGAAATCTCGTGGGGCAGAAGTTACATGGTTTGATCAAGATGAAGTTAGGGCAAAGGTTAACTCAGAAACATACTTGGCCGGTATGTGGGAGGATAACGGAATAGATGGTATTATAGATCCAG